Proteins from one Catenuloplanes atrovinosus genomic window:
- a CDS encoding fluoride efflux transporter FluC: MSDHRPGRPVIAVVAAGGALGAVARYALTAAWPAIWTTVAVNVIGCLAIGVLLARIADRPGVSPLLRPFLATGVLGGFTTFSAFTVQTLDLADRPPAAAAYVLATVGGSVGAAWLGARLGRRRAGSA; this comes from the coding sequence ATGAGCGACCATCGGCCCGGCCGGCCGGTGATCGCGGTGGTGGCCGCCGGCGGCGCGCTCGGGGCGGTCGCGCGGTACGCCCTGACGGCCGCCTGGCCCGCGATCTGGACGACCGTGGCGGTCAACGTGATCGGGTGCCTGGCCATCGGCGTGCTCCTGGCGCGGATCGCGGACCGGCCGGGGGTGTCCCCGCTGCTGCGGCCGTTCCTGGCGACGGGCGTGCTCGGCGGCTTCACCACGTTCTCCGCGTTCACGGTGCAGACGCTCGACCTGGCGGACCGGCCGCCCGCCGCCGCTGCGTACGTGCTCGCCACGGTGGGCGGCTCGGTCGGCGCCGCCTGGCTCGGTGCCCGGCTGGGCCGCCGGCGCGCGGGGTCGGCATGA
- a CDS encoding fluoride efflux transporter FluC → MTTLGLVLIGGAAGAVARLLLDTAAAARLGRRLPWGILAANVLGSLLLGLLHGSAPGWVIALAGSGFCGALTTWSTLAADTVRLAGEPPRARGVLNLALNLALGLSAAALGAWLAP, encoded by the coding sequence ATGACCACATTGGGGTTGGTGCTGATCGGCGGCGCGGCCGGGGCCGTGGCGCGGCTGCTGCTCGACACGGCCGCCGCCGCCCGCCTCGGCCGGCGGCTGCCGTGGGGCATCCTGGCCGCGAACGTGCTCGGCTCGCTGCTGCTCGGCCTGCTGCACGGCAGCGCGCCGGGATGGGTGATCGCGCTGGCCGGGAGCGGTTTCTGCGGCGCGCTCACCACCTGGTCCACGCTGGCGGCGGACACCGTGCGGCTGGCCGGGGAGCCGCCGCGCGCGCGTGGCGTACTCAATCTGGCATTGAACCTGGCTTTGGGCCTTTCCGCGGCCGCGCTGGGCGCATGGCTGGCGCCGTAG
- a CDS encoding TFIIB-type zinc ribbon-containing protein, protein MQMTCPKCHGQMRQYERSGVTIDQCTECRGIFLDRGELEKLFEAEQNWSQRNPQGARPAAAPPPPPAGYPPAAPGHGGGYAPPPPPPVQHGYPAATPAYGHGAPAYGQGGYHGHYRHHGHRRNKRHRGFLGELFD, encoded by the coding sequence ATGCAGATGACCTGTCCAAAGTGCCACGGCCAGATGCGGCAGTACGAACGCAGCGGCGTCACCATCGACCAGTGCACCGAGTGCCGAGGGATCTTCCTCGACCGCGGTGAGCTGGAAAAACTCTTTGAGGCCGAGCAGAACTGGAGCCAGCGCAACCCGCAGGGCGCCCGCCCCGCGGCCGCTCCGCCGCCCCCGCCCGCCGGCTACCCGCCGGCCGCGCCCGGGCACGGTGGCGGTTACGCGCCTCCGCCTCCGCCTCCGGTGCAGCACGGCTACCCGGCCGCGACCCCGGCGTACGGGCACGGTGCCCCCGCCTACGGCCAGGGCGGGTACCACGGCCACTACCGGCACCACGGCCACCGCCGCAACAAGCGGCACCGCGGCTTCCTCGGCGAACTCTTCGACTAG